The following is a genomic window from Labeo rohita strain BAU-BD-2019 chromosome 11, IGBB_LRoh.1.0, whole genome shotgun sequence.
GTGTAGCTTCTCTAGTTCCAGAAGAGACTCTCTCCACAACTTCCAGGACTCTTGCTTGTCTGGTGGGAGAGGATCATCCCAATCATATTCTTTGGACGACAGTTCTCTGATGAGAACCTTTCCTTGGATTGTGATGGGAGCCACAAAGCCCAGTGGATCATAGATGCTCTGAACTGTTGACAAGATGCCTCTTTTTGTGAACGGTGTCTCCTCTTGAGATACTTGGAAACCGAAACTGTCACTCTCCAGATTCCATATCAGTCCAAGGGCTCCGCTGAAGTGGGAGTGGATCTGCACTAAAGTCGAGGTCTTTTAGGTCTTTCGCAAGGTCCTCTGGGGCAAACGCTGTCATGACTTTGCTGCTATTGGAAGCGATTTTATggagttttaagtttgatgctGCTAACATTTTTTGAGTCCTCTGTAGAAGATCAATAGCTTCCTCTTCTGTCGGAACCGACGTCAATTCGTCGTCCACGTAGAAGTTCCTCATGACGAACTCCTTGCTGTCTGTGCCGTACTCATCCTGATACTCTTGTGCAGCTCTCCTTAGACCATAAATGGCAACTGATGGTGAGGGGCTGTTGCCAAATATGTGCACCTTCATTCTGTATTCAGTGATGTTATTGTTCAAGTCGTTATCCTTGTACCAAAGGAACCGCAAATAATCACGATGATCCTCTCGAACAACAAATGCGTAGAACATCTGCTGAATATCAGCGGTGACTGCGATGTTCTCTTTCCTGAAGCGGATTAAGATACCCAGCAGGGCATTGTTTAAGTCTGGCCCACTGAGCAGGACGTCATTCAGCGACACACCGTCATGTTTGGCGCTTGAATCAAAAACAACTCTTATTTGATTTGGTTTTTGAGGATGATAGACCCCGAACAGAGGTAAGTACCACCTTTCTTGATGTTCCTCGAGTTCGGGTGCTGTTTCTGCGTGGTCATTCTCAAATACCTTTCCCATGAACTCCAGGAAGTGTTCTCTCATGTCTGTGCATCTATCTAGAGTTCGTCTGAGGGATGCGAGTCGTCGCAGAGCCATCTCTCTGTTGTTTGGAAGACGACGGCGGTGTTTGCAGAATGGTAGCGGTGCTACCCAGCTATTCGCCTGATCCACATAAACCTCTTTGTCCATGATGTCCAGGAATGTTTGATCATCTACTGACAGAGCTACCTTTTCATCATCAGGGTGGCTGTCGAAGACTGTGGCTCCAAGTTTTTCTGTCTCCTCCCCTTGGGATGCGCAGTCCAGACTTCTTGGTTGATGAGTGTTTTTTCTGTTAAGTGTCTCTTTCACTTGAATTTTGTTAGGACAGGGACTTAACATGGATGTCCGTCCATTAGGCAGTGTGTGTGTCTTGTACACGCTGACACTGGGTGGTTTGTGAGCCCGGTCTAGACATACGTCTCCTACGATTACCCACCCGAGATCAAGCCGTTGAGCGTAGGGGTCTTCATGGTCTCCGTTTTACTGCTGCCTCACTTTATGCACTCGCAAAATGTCTCTTCCTAGCAGGATAAGGATCTGAGCATTTTCATTGAGTGGTGGTATCTTATCTGCTACATGTCTCAGATGGGGAAAATAGCGAGCTATTTCGGGTGTGGGGATTTCAGCTCGGTCGTCTGGAATCATTTCACACTCAATGAGGGTTGGAAGCTTGATCCTGATCTTTCCATCAAAGGATTCCACCACAAAATTTGTTGCTCTCCTCCCTGAGGTTTCCATAACACCAGCGCAAGTCTTTAATGTATAGGGAGACGCTTTTTCATAGAGGCCAAAGTGGTCGAAGAACTCAGGGCGAGCAAGAGAACAATTGCTCTGATCGTCTAACACTACATATGTCTGAATTACCTTTCCTGGATGATCTTCAGGGTATACTTTAACCAAACATATTCTGCAGCAGGATTTGGCATTGGTATTTCCCCCACAAACCTCCGTACATTTTGATGTTACTGCGGGGAGAGTTCCAGGAGGAGTCTCGTGTGTCTCCTCCTCCTCGCCTTGATCTGCTGAAACTTCTGAGAACCAGGGTGCTGGACCAGGATGTAAAGCTGATGTGTGCGTCTTGCTGCCACATTCCCTGCATACTATTTCTTTATCACAGTCTTTTGCTCTATGATTGGTCGAACCACAGCACCTGAAACAGATGTTCTTCTCCCTGAGGTAGGTTTTACGTTCCTCTATTGGCTTGCTGCGGAAGGTACGGCATTTTCTGAGTGCGTGAGGTTTTTGTGCAAGGGGCATAGTCTGTCTGGATCCATAGCTCTTTTTTCAACAGAGCCTGTAGGAGCTGCTCTAGCTTCAGAAAACACGTCAGTCTTCCTCACAGACACTGGTACTTTGTTATTATATCTTGTGGGTCTCTCTGTTTTGGTTGGACCTGAGTAATGAGCTTGAGATATCATAAAGCTAGGGTCATTTCTGGTTTTAGCTTCAGAACGAATAAACTGTGAAAAGAAGGTGAAAGGTGGATAGGGGACATGGTTGCATTCTTTGTACTTTGACCCTTGGGAAATCCACTTTTCTTGAAGACTAAATGGGAGCTTTTCTAATATGGGGTTCACTCCGCGTGATGTATCGAGATATGCTAGTCCAGGGAGGTATCCTCCTTCTTTAGCATATTCGAGTTCAAGCAAAATGTCTCCAAGCTCTCTTAATCTCACATTGTCTCTGTTTGAAATTCTGGGGAATTCCTCGATCCTCTTCAGGAGTGAATGTTCAACTGCCTCTGGGGTTCCATAGGTCTCTTTTAGTCTTTGCCAAACCATGCTAAGCCCTGCAGCTGAGTTGTGGCTGTTTATGGCTCTGATTCTTCTTGCTTGTTCCTTAGACGCTGGCCCGAGCCATTTAATCAAGAGGTCTAACTCTTCTCTTGGAGATAAGGTGAGTTCATCAGTGACACTTCGAAAAGAAGTTTTCCACGCCCAATAGTTCTCTGGTTGGTCATTGAACTCCATCAAACCAGATGTAACCATTTCTCTTCACATTAGGTATTTTGCGACATCTGGCGTGGTTGCTGTATGCTTTACAGAATTGTCAGCGTCCCACCTCCGCTGTGTAGGCTGTCTCAGGTAAGTCGCATCTACATGTGGtttgaaatgtctttttatCTGTGTTTGCACAGGAGGGACGTTTCCAGGAGTATGTTGTATGGTGCTCACTGATGGTTGAGATTTCACATTTTTAGGAGCTATTAGTAGGTGAGTATCTTCGTTGTCAATTCTGAGGTTACTCATTTCTTGTTTGACTGTCTCTACTGCAAGTTGTGAAGATGTGTGCATAGGTATGGATTCTGAGGCACAACTGCTGTGTTGCAAAATGTACTCACTTGTCCGTTGTGCAGCATTGGATGGCAAGAGTGATAAGTCAATGTCATGATGAGAATCCAAATCTGCATTTTCCACAGCAGCCGCAAACACTGCTTCTTCTGCGGTGGCTGTAGCTGCCTCTTTTTCCATCTTTAGAATgtgcatttttgcttttaatgtTGCTTCTTCAACCATCATCTCTGCTTCTTTCTGAGCGATGAGACCTGCATGTGGGCAGCTTCGGCTCTGGCTCGAGCTCTGAGTACAGCAGAGCTTGTTGTTGATGATTTTCTACTTGATTGGGCGATGGATCTAGTCACCAAGGACTGATACATTTCTTCGTTATTACTCCGTTCATCCATCCTAGTTGCTTGGATGTCGATGCGTCAGCAACGCTGAATCAGTGATGAGTGTTGAACTGCTTCGTGGTGAACTTGGTGTATTACTGTCTTCTTACTATTCTGCCCTCGCACGTACGACGTCTGATTTGTACGGCTAGACAGATAGTTAACAGCAATGAAGAGAAACTCCAGAAGTCTTGCTGAGGATTGATGTTTTATCTTTTGTTccctttttttctcttcctcaGTTTTATTTCTCAAGTTTTCCTCATTTAAGTCTGTAAGACTGAcagaataaacagaaaataaacattacaaaagtgTAACGTCTGTTGGGTtgcccacccttctttcctcctgtggaatttatttgcatagtccaaacacagGGAAAgtagaaaagtgtcactaaagttttactggtgcatttatcactttccaaaccataaccataatgcatttggcaatgttacgaacacactaagtccaaacatgatgggaaaagattgaactgtcatgcatgcattcatttgtccattaacagctaagtttgtgtaagatgttgcactacacgTTGCTGTCAGAAGGAATACTTTTTTCTCTtgaataagtataaaatgtgtgtgttgtagtgtgcatcagatttaaggtttgaaaacagttatgaatggatttggatggatctccatgatctctcttagtttcacccactgctgctgcatctggaggtcctaaggaatttttatggtcggtcacaggccaaacccttaggaatcagtctcaaggtgggtgagaggcacaaactgcattttgaccaataggaggTTCTGTCCTTCCCGGGCGTTGTACCAAAGGTCTTCTTCTTGTGCTCTAAgagatgtctggctgttgtcctggcatctttatctgatggcgttagacagtttgcttatgttagctcaccaagatccaatcaaaatgtagcaaacctctgTCCACTATTGTGGTCAGAGAGGGGCCCACCAATAAACTGGGCCCTGAAATGTGCTGTCCACTATAGTAGCTCTGAGATAGCAACATCCAAaataatcacttgcattttatgcatcttatgcactttattccttttcattcatggtattcatttagtagttgttgattactcttgtctatcttttgttaataaaatctattttattacaacttgtgtcttccttgtattgataatacagtaagaggttctacaagttagagatcccaccaatctttctaATGTaatgtactcataaccacacattaataGACACATGATCCAAGAATAGAagtcagctgtgacatgagtacccatcactaccctatttcacctccctaggttggcgaaagtgAAATTCACtacacaatacacacagcatattattgtaaattaacAGAATAAACAACATACCGTGTGCGTCTTCTAATCAGAAATCCAAGAGACATTAGTGTAGGCATTCCTTCTAACAAATGATCTTACAATTGGACAGCTCTCAGCGTGTGGGCTTTTCTTTGTGGATCAGATACTAACATGGCTAGCTAGATCACGTGACAAATTCAACTAACGTTGCACATTTCACCTGTAGGTGTCACTATTACCCAGTTTTGTAATACTCaaatacaattttcaaatgAACATTCATTGTACACCATTTGcgaactaaatacatttttacaaaataaacgaCTGAAACacttaaaagaaaatacaaccTTTTCTTTGACAGTTACACGCATGTAGTCACGTTTGTAAACATAGACTAAGACAGTTAATGTTCAGACAGACAAACATTCTCCACACGCATGTCACACACGTGAACACGTCTTTAAGCTAGGTTAGGAAAGAAATTACACAAATTGAGCACCATAGTACTAAGTTTGGTATCAATATGGTGCTCCTGGGGAGCTTGGGAATGCCAGGTCATCTAAGGAGATGTGAACCAACCCAGGTTCCACCTATTTCTAGCTGtacaaaaaagtttgttttgctgctggatattgcaaattggtgtgtctttccatattattatcttaattatgagcacactggtttataatgcaaaaagttttactatttactgcacattgttgtttttctagttatttccctatggcagcttatgaaccggaagtctcacccataggcttacttccgcgttaaggaataaggtggatatgacATTTTATGCTCTCAAGAATGTGACTACCATGTGTTTTGcaccattttaaattttaaaccaAAGTGTTACgcagggagaaaaaaaacacttgcaggaaatgtttcttgactgcacttttatttttaaagacagGTTTTTCtcacatacaaaaacacaacaataagTGTCTTACGTTGTTTTACAAATAACAAGTTTCTTTGCTCCTTTGTAAAGTTGTGTGTCAACACTCATTTAAAGTTAGATGTCTGCATGTGTTTGAATACTGTCTCACAAAGCGGCATGGTGTCACTTTAGTAAGTACGCTGTGGAGTCGGGGTGGTTTGCTTGATTTGGGTTGCTGCTCCACCAGTTGTGCTGGTGAAGGAACCACCAGAGGCTTGAGATCCACCAGATGTGACAACAAGGGATCCACCAGAGGACTGAGATCCACCAGATGCGACAATGTGGGATCCACTGAATGATTGAGATCCACTTGAGATTCCAGCTgaaggaaaagaaagaagaagTCATTTATATGCAATGTACAACATACACTACCTGAAACTGACCATCCTACCACAATATACAAAGAGAGATTTCAATTACCTTGAAACTGACCCCTGGAAGAGTAAGAGGAAGAAAATTTTAATTAGTGAAGCCATTCCTGAGCAAGATAATATTATCCATGCTTTAGTGATTTGAACTCACATTAAGTtttataaagaaacaaacttactTAACGCCTTCATTTTCCAGGAGGCACCTGTAGGTGGCGATCTCCTGCTCCAGACGAGTCTTGATGTCCAGCAACACTGCGTAATCTCGTCCCTGTTGCTCAATGCTAGCTCTCAACTGAGCTAACTCAGCTTCCAGCATGTTGATTTGGTTCTGGTAGCAGGCTAGCATAGAGCTGTACCTAGCCTCTGTTTCTGCCAGTGAGTTCTGCAGTGCTGCAATCTGTTTGAGaacatgcacaaaaaaactTCATAAAGCATCGTTGCTCAGCTTTCTTCAAGACTTATAATATATTTTCCTGcccttgttaaaaaaaatttgctAATCTATCTCACTCTACATTTCACTTGTGTCTCACCATGCTGAGTATAGATTGTAGCTCGATCTCCAGACTCTGTAaggtgtttttcagctgtgtGATCTGTGACCTGGACGTTTCTATGTCCTGTGTGCTCTGGGCCATCTCTTTGTTCAACCCTGCCAtctaaacaaaagacaaaaacactatATCATAACCCGGGCACTACTTCAAGTGAGATTTTggaatatgtggtttgttattCAGTCAAACAAAGTATGTTTGATAGCAAAGTAGAATTCACAACCAGTGGATTCAAGGAAAAAGATGTCTTACCTTTTCGTTAAACCAGGCTTCCTGTTCCCTGCGGTGTTTCTGTATGATGTTCTCATAATGAGCACGAATCTCCTGCAGAACCTTGTTCAAGTCTTCCTGAGGAGCAGCATCAACCTCTACGTTCACGGTACCCGTCAGCTGAGCCCTCAGTGCACACAGCTCCTGTAATGccacagtataatataatataatataatagtccAAACTTTTAGGATCAGTTATACATAGACGATCTATCAGAAAACTACTACAAACCTCTTCGTGGTTCTTCTTCATAAATGCCAGCTCTTCCTCCAGACCCTTGATCTGCATCTCCAGGTCGCACTTTGCCATGTTTGTCTGGTCCAGCAAGCGGCGCAGGTTAGCGACGTCAGACTCCACACACTGCCGCATCACCACCTCATGCTCATATCTGGTTGGTGGAAAGGAGAGATAGGGATTAGACACACCAATCATTGTTTAAGCATCAACAGCATCATTGGAACCagcaagtttttttaaaaaattgtttgaaagaagcctcttatgatcaccaaggctgcatttatttgatcaaaaatacagtaaaaccataatattgtaattttcttaactttttcatttgtaatatgttttaaatgcaatttttttctggGAAAGCTGATTTGTTTTTTCGAAGCTAGCCATAACTCTTGTCTTTAGCatcatgtgatccttcagaaatcattctaatacactGATTTGCTGGTCAGGAAACATTCCACTGCTattgttatcaatgttgaaatcagttgtgctgcacagTTTTTCCATCAAACTGTTTTTATCTAAGTTCACATGCATGTGGTCAACACTGTGTAACTTACTTCACCCTGAAGTCATCAGCAGCCAGTTTAGAGTTGTCAATCTGCAGGAGGATGTTGGCGTTGTGGGTTGTAGTATTGTTAATCTGAAAGGTAGAACATTTAATACATGAGAAAGCAAGTGATGATCTGTGATCATTGTTTCAGGTGCAGTATTTGAACAAATGTAATTGCATTTAGATATGACTGTACCTTGTCCTTCAGGTCCTTGATGGTGTTCCAGTAGGGGCTGTAGTCCCTCTGTACAACTGGCCCTTTCTTCTCATAGTACTCACGGATCTGCCTTTCCAGGTTGGCATTGGCAGCCTCCAGTGAGCGCACCTTGTCCAGGTAGGAGGCCAGGCGGTCGTTCAGGTTCTGCAGAGTGGCCTTCTCATTGAGTTGAATGTCCCCTCCAGAAAATATGCCTCCTGCATATCCTCCACCATACACTCCATCAAAACTGGATCCTCCACTAAAACCGGATGCTCCACCAACGCCACATGCTCTTCCAAATCCTCTACCGTATGCTCCAGTTCTGGAGGTGCAAGAGATGCGGGTGCTTCCTCCTAAACCACCTCCATACACACTGTGGGCTTTCTGTGGAAAGGCCGTCAAACCACAGTGACTCTTGGTGATAATGGACCTTGAGGTCATGGTCTTGGTTCCCTTGCAAGACATCTTGTGGATGGATACGGAGATCAGATGAACCCAGAGAGGACACTGCAGGAAACTGTTAGAGTTGTCCAAACGAGGATGGCGCTTTTGAGCCGAGCACTGACCTCTTATAAAGATGGAGATTCAGGGCGGCTCCTGGACTCTGTGGGTGGGTGAGGGAGGTAGGCGTGTATGGGAGAGTGCATGTGTGTCACTCAGCTGTCACCACCAGCAAAGTTTAGTGCAGCATGATAACTAGGCTTTTGACACGCACTGTGTGTTtgcaaattgtgtgtgtgtgtttgtgtgttgagCATGAGCAAGTGTTCTGTGTCAGCGGAAGTAATCCCTTAGGTGCAGAAAAAGGATGTTAAGCCAGTCATGCGAGATTGGagatttgataaatattttaataataatagtgtaatAAAAGGATTTGGCTGACATGGGATCACCTTGAGGTGATGTGAGATCACCCGTGCCAATTTCACCACCCTTTACAGGTCACACTGATCAAATCgagtactttatttttttattttattttattttattttattttactttaattgtgAATGGTgccacattttaatatttataaagtaGACAGTAAAACAAGAGAAAAAGTTTCCACTTTTAAgtgttaaaactaaaaattaaactttcattGCTGTTAAAACCAGCCAAGGGTGCAAGTGTGTAAAGTGTGTGTGAAGCATTTGCATTCATATTCCTTCCAAAAGGAGATTTCTCAAATGAAAGCAGCCACTTCCTTACTTTTTCCCATAGTTTGTTTCAGTCatgttttgctttcttgtgtCCTGTTGTCTTGagtattataaatgtctctttGTGTACTGGTGTTGTGCCAGCAGCTTTTAAAATAGCATTGATTATGAAAACCCTAATAATTTTCGTTCCATTTCCAATCTTTGGAGCAAGTTTATGCTACTCAGTTAATTTCTCATTTAACTGAAAGTTGAGTCTTGAGTCTTTGTAATCTGGCTTCCGTAAATTCCGTAGCACTGAAACAGCATTGGTTAAGGTCACTAATAGTTTGCTAATTGCTTCAGATTTTGTCTTTCAATTTAGATCCTTCTTGATCTTGCTTTTGACACAGTAGATCATTCTCTTACTTATTTAGAAACTGTTTTTAGGTCTCTGATACTGCGCTGCACTACCTCACAGACTGTAAGCAGTTTGTTACCATGGGTGTATAGGTCTAAAGTTGGTGCTGTGCAATTTGGAGTCCTTCAGGGATCAATTCTGGGCCTCTTGCTTTTTAATATCTACATTTTCCACTTGGTCATCTTTTGAGATCTCTTgatctaaaatgtagttttcatGCAGATGACATTCAAATTTACATACATTCAAAACCCTATGATACTCTTCCTGTGCATTGTCTTTCTCAGTGTATTTCTAAGATAAAAGAATAGATGTCATGAAATTTTCTTTGTCTTAATAGTGAAAAGACTGAGATTATGCTTAGGTGCAGTGGCGTACGCCTGTAATCCAAGCTCCTGGGAGGCTGAGGCTGGCGGATCGCTTGAGCTCAGGGGTTCTGGGCTGCAGTGGACTATGTCGATCGGGTGTCCGCACTAAGTTCGGTATCGATATGGTGCTCCTGGGGGAGCTCGGGGTCACCAGGTCGTCTAAGGAGGGGTGAACCGGCCCAGGTCGGAGACGGAGCAGGTCAAAGCCCCCGTGCCGATCAGTAGTGGGATCGCGCCTGTGAATAGACACTGCAGTGCAGCCTGAGCGATACAGCGAGACTCAGACTTTTGCGTCGGactatttaattataattcacATTCATAAtgaacaattataataatatttatagaattaaaaaaaaaaaaaaaaagattactgataataaattaaatgatctTGTGGTTGTTTGCAACAAACTCAAACAAATGCCAAGGTTATGGGTTCGATTACCAAGTAAGCAATTATGGTAAATTGCTTTGGATAACggtgtctgccaaatgcattaGAATGTGTAAATGTGAAGAAGAATCAAAAAGAGTTGGTCTAATTATGACTATCATAAATAAACTTACATATCAggattgtttatattttgatgtttatcttctatttttatattgccCCTCAGAAGGGTGTTAATGAGATGTATCTCATCGTTGGGCCCTTTGTAAACAGTTGTATtgtttgatttctgttttttcaAAGGTTTAAATTATGCAGTCTACAAAGTCCATTGTCAGCACGTCTCTCGTTTTGCTGCCGTTTCGGCTTGAGAATCAACATTCATTGTTTCCTGTGATTGTGATGCtagaataaatgtattatgcaGCCGCCACTCTAACAAGTTAGTGTAAACGAACAATTTTGCATTGAGATAAATGTAACAGATAGCTCTTTCCAGGTATTATAATCCTTGCAACAAGCAAAGTACTGAAATAGAACTGAAACAGAGTCAGTGAAAACCATTGCCGGACAGGTGTTTTGAAGCTTTCAAATGAAAGATTTCATTATATTGTAAATCCGAGCTAATGATGTACATATTGAAGTTTTCTCTAAGAAATCAAGTGATTTAACAATATCGCAAAACACACTGGGCAATACAAGACTGCGCCACCactgcccttttttttttttggtaaagtgCCGTACCACACCCAGTCTAAGTTTGATTGCAGCAACTTGTTTTCAGACAGCAGCACAAATTTTATTCTGATTCATAGTGTTCCTTGAAGTCAACAAAACTGGAACCAACCAGCCAAATCTCAGCCGTCTCATCAGTCAGTATCCAGGCACAAATAATGCCACTCCTATGTCTGTCAGTGAGTCTGCATTTCATGTAGAGACACAGCTGAGAGTTAGTTTTGTGCTATTTTTTCTCTAGGtttcactgttttgtttttgtctgtttgtgaaGATGACGCGACCTGTTCCATCCTGCATATCTCATAAATGTCACCGTAgaacaaatatgtgaccctagaccacaaaaccagtcacaagggt
Proteins encoded in this region:
- the LOC127173474 gene encoding keratin, type I cytoskeletal 19-like, which translates into the protein MTETNYGKKGQCSAQKRHPRLDNSNSFLQCPLWVHLISVSIHKMSCKGTKTMTSRSIITKSHCGLTAFPQKAHSVYGGGLGGSTRISCTSRTGAYGRGFGRACGVGGASGFSGGSSFDGVYGGGYAGGIFSGGDIQLNEKATLQNLNDRLASYLDKVRSLEAANANLERQIREYYEKKGPVVQRDYSPYWNTIKDLKDKINNTTTHNANILLQIDNSKLAADDFRVKYEHEVVMRQCVESDVANLRRLLDQTNMAKCDLEMQIKGLEEELAFMKKNHEEELCALRAQLTGTVNVEVDAAPQEDLNKVLQEIRAHYENIIQKHRREQEAWFNEKMAGLNKEMAQSTQDIETSRSQITQLKNTLQSLEIELQSILSMIAALQNSLAETEARYSSMLACYQNQINMLEAELAQLRASIEQQGRDYAVLLDIKTRLEQEIATYRCLLENEGVKGQFQAGISSGSQSFSGSHIVASGGSQSSGGSLVVTSGGSQASGGSFTSTTGGAATQIKQTTPTPQRTY